A stretch of DNA from Halobacteriovorax sp. JY17:
ATTAAATTTAGAGCTCTTATCATTTCTCTTAGAGTCATAACCAAGCATGAGAAGATTTACAAAGCCCGCGAATTTTTCTTTCTTTAAAGATTCTTTATACTTACTTACAAAGGCCCTTGCCCCAAGAAAAGCAAATTCTTGATAATCAAAGAACACTATTCTAACAGTCTTTGGCGTATTCACTTCTGTAAGTATTTCAATGAGAGAGAGAAGTGTCGCGACACCTGATCCATTATTATCAGCACCTGGCTGTGGCGCAGAAAAATCAATGACCAGATTTTCTTTATCGTAACTAATTGTATCGTAATGGGCCCCTAGAAGAATTACTTCATTAGGAGCAATACTTCCCTTCTTTTCCCAGATAATATTCTTTCCCTTAACAGTTTTTAATTTATCTAGCTGAGAGATCATAGAATTAGTGAAATGATTCCACTTCTTATAAATCGGTGAAGTCTTAGGATAATTTCCCGCAATTTCTTTTTGAAAGTCTGCTCGGTAAACTCCTTTAGCGTATTCAATATCAGGAGAGAACTCGTCTACTACAATATAGGCCTTTGGATCAATCTTCTTAACTCTATCAACAAGCCAAGTCGCGGCCTTCTCATGTCCCTTTGTTCCAACCATTCGGGATG
This window harbors:
- a CDS encoding M28 family peptidase — its product is MKYFLIFIFQFSVFSAAPYVLRDYEKNIKNMGSIKNVIRKYKDDLLLDNLRDFVSCCRPSRMVGTKGHEKAATWLVDRVKKIDPKAYIVVDEFSPDIEYAKGVYRADFQKEIAGNYPKTSPIYKKWNHFTNSMISQLDKLKTVKGKNIIWEKKGSIAPNEVILLGAHYDTISYDKENLVIDFSAPQPGADNNGSGVATLLSLIEILTEVNTPKTVRIVFFDYQEFAFLGARAFVSKYKESLKKEKFAGFVNLLMLGYDSKRNDKSSKFNNFKVYTRKESDPLYGLDLKLANKLVNAGDKSLSGMRFEISANGFNRSDHVSFWEEGFPAVTFSENWEDDPNKKNHTSNDFVETLNFKSLDRAFRFISASIIAWTYDII